A genomic segment from Capra hircus breed San Clemente chromosome 15, ASM170441v1, whole genome shotgun sequence encodes:
- the LOC102185483 gene encoding olfactory receptor 52K1, translated as MSASNITSTHPAVFLLMGIPGLEHLHVWISIPFCFAYTLALIGNCTLFFIIQADAALHEPMYLFLAMLAAIDLVLSSTTLPKMLAIFWFRDREISFYACLVQMFFLHSFSIMESAVLLAMAFDRYVAICKPLHYSTILTRPLITKIGLAAVTRAVTLMTPLPCLLRRFHYCRGPVIAHCYCEHMAVVRLACGDTRFNNIYGIAVAMFIVVLDLLFVILSYIFILQAVLQLASQEARYKAFGTCVSHIGAILAFYTPVVISSVMHRVGRQAAPHVHILLANLYLLFPPMVNPIIYGVKTKQIRERVLGLFLRKDV; from the coding sequence ATGTCAGCCTCCAATATCACCTCAACTCATCCAGCAGTATTCCTGTTGATGGGGATCCCAGGCCTGGAGCACCTACATGTCTGGATATCCATTCCATTCTGCTTCGCCTATACTTTGGCTCTTATAGGCAACTGCACCCTCTTCTTCATCATTCAAGCTGATGCAGCCCTCCACGAGCCCATGTACCTCTTTTTGGCCATGTTAGCAGCCATTGATCTGGTCCTTTCTTCTACAACACTTCCCAAAATGCTGGCCATCTTCTGGTTCAGGGATCGAGAGATCAGCTTCTATGCCTGTCTGGTCCAGATGTTCTTTCTCCACTCCTTCTCCATCATGGAGTCGGCAGTGCTGCTGGCCATGGCCtttgaccgctatgtggccatctgcaagccgcTGCACTACAGCACCATCCTCACCAGGCCACTTATCACCAAGATCGGCTTGGCTGCTGTGACTCGGGCTGTGACACTGATGACTCCACTCCCCTGTCTGCTCAGACGCTTCCACTACTGCCGAGGTCCAGTGATTGCCCACTGCTACTGTGAGCACATGGCCGTGGTAAGGCTGGCCTGTGGGGACACTCGCTTCAACAACATCTATGGCATTGCTGTGGCCATGTTCATAGTAGTGTTGGACCTGCTTTTTGTTATTCTGTCTTACATCTTCATCCTCCAGGCAGTTCTACAGCTTGCCTCTCAGGAGGCCCGCTACAAGGCCTTTGGGACCTGTGTGTCCCACATAGGTGCTATTTTAGCCTTTTACACACCTGTTGTCATCTCCTCAGTAATGCACCGGGTAGGTCGCCAGGCTGCTCCACATGTACACATCCTCCTTGCCAATTTATATCTGCTCTTCCCACCCATGGTCAATCCCATCATCTATGGGGTCAAGACCAAGCAGATTCGTGAACGAGTCTTAGGACTGTTCCTGAGAAAGGATGTGTAA